In Cervus elaphus chromosome 5, mCerEla1.1, whole genome shotgun sequence, the following proteins share a genomic window:
- the SLC35G6 gene encoding solute carrier family 35 member G6 has product MAGSHPYFNLPDFTQPSPPSTPPSLPSHQRCRPSDATKGLLVALLGGGLPAGFVGPFSRMAYQASHFPSLELLICRCLFHLPIALLLKLRGDPLLGPPDIRGRACLHALLNVLSIGCAYSAVQVVPAGNAATVRKGSSTVCSALLALCLESQRLSGYDWCGLLGSTLGLIIIVGPGLGTLQEGTTGLYTALGYVLAFLGGLALSLGLLVYRSLDFPSCLPTVAFLFGLVGLLGSVPGLFMLQTPVLPKDPLSWSCVGAVGILALVSFVCVSYAVTKAHPALVCAVLHSEVVVALMLQYYVLYETVAPSDIMGAGVVLGSIAIITAQNLSCEREGQVEE; this is encoded by the exons ATG GCTGGCAGTCACCCCTActtcaacctgcctgacttcacgCAGCCATCACCGCCCTCTACTCCGCCCAGTCTCCCATCGCACCAGCGCTGCCGGCCCTCCGATGCCACCAAGGGGCTGCTTGTGGCCCTGCTGGGTGGGGGCCTACCTGCTGGCTTCGTGGGCCCCTTCTCCCGTATGGCTTACCAGGCTTCCCACTTTCCCTCACTGGAGCTGCTCATCTGTCGATGCCTCTTCCACCTCCCCATTGCCCTGCTACTTAAACTGCGTGGTGACCCCCTCTTAGGACCTCCCGATATCCGAGGCCGGGCCTGCCTCCACGCCCTGCTCAACGTCCTCAGCATCGGATGTGCCTACAGTGCAGTTCAGGTGGTGCCCGCTGGCAATGCTGCCACCGTCCGCAAAGGTTCTTCCACTGTCTGCTCTGCTCTCCTCGCCCTCTGTCTCGAGAGCCAGCGTCTCAGCGGCTATGACTGGTGTGGCTTGTTGGGCAGCACTCTGGGACTCATCATCATTGTGGGACCTGGACTAGGGACCCTGCAGGAGGGGACCACGGGCCTCTACACCGCCCTAGGCTATGTGCTTGCTTTCCTAGGTGGCCTGGCACTGTCACTGGGGCTCCTGGTGTATCGCTCCCTCGACTTTCCCTCCTGCCTACCAACAGTGGCCTTCCTGTTTGGTTTGGTGGGGCTGCTGGGCTCTGTGCCAGGCCTCTTTATGCTGCAGACCCCCGTGCTGCCCAAGGATCCTCTGAGTTGGAGCTGTGTGGGGGCAGTGGGGATCCTTGCCCTGGtctcctttgtgtgtgtgagttatGCGGTCACTAAGGCCCACCCTGCCCTGGTATGTGCTGTCCTGCACTCTGAGGTGGTGGTGGCCTTGATGCTGCAGTACTATGTGCTCTATGAGACCGTGGCACCTTCTGACATCATGGGGGCAGGGGTCGTTTTGGGCAGCATTGCCATTATCACTGCCCAGAACCTCAGCTGTGAGAGGGAAGGGCAGGTGGAGGAGTGA
- the POLR2A gene encoding DNA-directed RNA polymerase II subunit RPB1, whose protein sequence is MHGGGPPSGDSACPLRTIKRVQFGVLSPDELKRMSVTEGGIKYPETTEGGRPKLGGLMDPRQGVIERTGRCQTCAGNMTECPGHFGHIELAKPVFHVGFLVKTMKVLRCVCFFCSKLLVDSNNPKIKDILAKSKGQPKKRLTHVYDLCKGKNICEGGEEMDNKFGVEQPEGDEDLTKEKGHGGCGRYQPRIRRSGLELYAEWKHVNEDSQEKKILLSPERVHEIFKRISDEECFVLGMEPRYARPEWMIVTVLPVPPLSVRPAVVMQGSARNQDDLTHKLADIVKINNQLRRNEQNGAAAHVIAEDVKLLQFHVATMVDNELPGLPRAMQKSGRPLKSLKQRLKGKEGRVRGNLMGKRVDFSARTVITPDPNLSIDQVGVPRSIAANMTFAEIVTPFNIDRLQELVRRGNSQYPGAKYIIRDNGDRIDLRFHPKPSDLHLQTGYKVERHMCDGDIVIFNRQPTLHKMSMMGHRVRILPWSTFRLNLSVTTPYNADFDGDEMNLHLPQSLETRAEIQELAMVPRMIVTPQSNRPVMGIVQDTLTAVRKFTKRDVFLERGEVMNLLMFLSTWDGKVPQPAILKPRPLWTGKQIFSLIIPGHINCIRTHSTHPDDEDSGPYKHISPGDTKVVVENGELIMGILCKKSLGTSAGSLVHISYLEMGHDITRLFYSNIQTVINNWLLIEGHTIGIGDSIADSKTYQDIQNTIKKAKQDVIEVIEKAHNNELEPTPGNTLRQTFENQVNRILNDARDKTGSSAQKSLSEYNNFKSMVVSGAKGSKINISQVIAVVGQQNVEGKRIPFGFKHRTLPHFIKDDYGPESRGFVENSYLAGLTPTEFFFHAMGGREGLIDTAVKTAETGYIQRRLIKSMESVMVKYDATVRNSINQVVQLRYGEDGLAGESVEFQNLATLKPSNKAFEKKFRFDYTNERALRRTLQEDLVKDVLSNAHIQNELEREFERMREDREVLRVIFPTGDSKVVLPCNLLRMIWNAQKIFHINPRLPSDLHPIKVVEGVKELSKKLVIVNGDDPLSRQAQENATLLFNIHLRSTLCSRRMAEEFRLSGEAFDWLLGEIESKFNQAIAHPGEMVGALAAQSLGEPATQMTLNTFHYAGVSAKNVTLGVPRLKELINISKKPKTPSLTVFLLGQSARDAERAKDILCRLEHTTLRKVTANTAIYYDPNPQSTVVAEDQEWVNVYYEMPDFDVARISPWLLRVELDRKHMTDRKLTMEQIAEKINAGFGDDLNCIFNDDNAEKLVLRIRIMNSDENKMQEEEEVVDKMDDDVFLRCIESNMLTDMTLQGIEQISKVYMHLPQTDNKKKIIITEDGEFKALQEWILETDGVSLMRVLSEKDVDPVRTTSNDIVEIFTVLGIEAVRKALERELYHVISFDGSYVNYRHLALLCDTMTCRGHLMAITRHGVNRQDTGPLMKCSFEETVDVLMEAAAHGESDPMKGVSENIMLGQLAPAGTGCFDLLLDAEKCKYGMEIPTNIPGLGAAGPTGMFFGSAPSPMGGISPAMTPWNQGATPAYGAWSPSVGSGMTPGAAGFSPSAASDASGFSPGYSPAWSPTPGSPGSPGPSSPYIPSPGGAMSPSYSPTSPAYEPRSPGGYTPQSPSYSPTSPSYSPTSPSYSPTSPNYSPTSPSYSPTSPSYSPTSPSYSPTSPSYSPTSPSYSPTSPSYSPTSPSYSPTSPSYSPTSPSYSPTSPSYSPTSPSYSPTSPSYSPTSPSYSPTSPSYSPTSPSYSPTSPNYSPTSPNYTPTSPSYSPTSPSYSPTSPNYTPTSPNYSPTSPSYSPTSPSYSPTSPSYSPSSPRYTPQSPTYTPSSPSYSPSSPSYSPTSPKYTPTSPSYSPSSPEYTPTSPKYSPTSPKYSPTSPKYSPTSPTYSPTTPKYSPTSPTYSPTSPVYTPTSPKYSPTSPTYSPTSPKYSPTSPTYSPTSPKGSTYSPTSPGYSPTSPTYSLTSPAISPDDSDEEN, encoded by the exons ATGCACGGGGGTGGCCCCCCCTCCGGGGACAGCGCATGCCCGCTGCGCACCATCAAGAGAGTGCAGTTCGGAGTCCTCAGTCCGGATGAACTG AAACGAATGTCTGTGACAGAGGGTGGCATCAAATACCCGGAGACAACCGAGGGAGGCCGCCCCAAGCTCGGGGGGCTGATGGATCCGAGGCAGGGAGTGATTGAGAGGACGGGCCGCTGCCAAACCTGTGCAG GAAACATGACAGAGTGTCCTGGCCACTTTGGCCACATTGAGCTGGCCAAGCCTGTGTTCCACGTTGGCTTCCTGGTCAAGACAATGAAAGTTTTGCGCTGTGTCTGCTTCTTCTGCTCCAAGTTGCTTGTGGACTCT AACAACCCGAAGATCAAGGACATTTTGGCTAAGTCCAAGGGGCAGCCCAAGAAGCGGCTCACACACGTCTATGATCTCTGCAAGGGCAAAAACATCTGCGAGGGCGGGGAGGAGATGGACAACAAGTTTGGTGTGGAGCAGCCTGAGGGCGATGAAGATTTAACCAAAGAAAAG GGCCATGGTGGCTGCGGACGGTACCAGCCCCGGATCCGGCGCTCTGGCCTGGAGCTATATGCAGAATGGAAGCATGTCAATGAGGACTCTCAAGAGAAGAAGATCCTGTTGAGCCCCGAGCGGGTGCACGAGATCTTTAAGCGCATCTCTGACGAGGAGTGCTTCGTCCTGGGCATGGAGCCGCGCTACGCCCGGCCCGAGTGGATGATCGTCACTGTGCTGCCTGTGCCCCCGCTCTCCGTGCGGCCCGCTGTTGTGATGCAGGGCTCTGCCCGCAACCAG GACGACCTGACCCACAAACTGGCCGATATTGTCAAGATCAACAATCAGCTTCGGCGCAATGAGCAGAATGGCGCAGCTGCCCATGTCATCGCCGAGGACGTGAAGCTCCTCCAGTTCCATGTGGCCACCATGGTGGACAATGAGCTGCCTGGCTTGCCTCGT GCCATGCAGAAGTCTGGGCGTCCACTCAAGTCCCTGAAGCAGCGATTGAAGGGGAAGGAAGGCCGTGTGCGTGGGAACCTGATGGGCAAGCGGGTGGACTTCTCAGCCCGCACTGTCATCACCCCCGACCCCAACCTCTCCATTGACCAAGTCGGCGTGCCACGCTCCATTGCCGCCAACATGACCTTTGCGGAGATTGTCACCCCCTTCAACATTGACAG ACTTCAGGAACTAGTGCGCAGGGGGAACAGCCAGTACCCAGGAGCCAAGTACATCATCCGGGACAACGGTGATCGCATTGACCTGCGTTTCCACCCCAAGCCCAGTGACCTTCACCTGCAGACTGGCTATAAG GTGGAACGGCACATGTGTGATGGGGACATTGTTATCTTCAACCGGCAGCCAACTTTGCACAAAATGTCCATGATGGGTCATCGGGTTCGCATCCTGCCCTGGTCCACTTTTCGCTTGAATCTTAG TGTGACAACTCCGTACAATGCTGACTTCGATGGGGATGAGATGAACTTGCACCTGCCACAGTCCCTGGAGACACGGGCTGAGATCCAGGAGCTGGCCATGGTGCCACGCATGATTGTCACCCCCCAGAGCAATCGTCCGGTCATGGGCATTGTGCAGGACACATTGACTGCAGTGCGCAAATTCACCAAGAGGGATGTCTTCCTGGAGCGG GGGGAAGTGATGAACCTCCTGATGTTCCTGTCCACGTGGGACGGGAAGGTCCCCCAGCCAGCCATCCTGAAGCCCCGGCCCCTGTGGACAGGAAAGCAGATCTTCTCCCTCATCATTCCCGGCCACATCAACTGTATCCGCACCCATAGCACCCACCCCGATGATGAGGACAGCGGCCCTTACAAGCACATCTCTCCTGGGGACACTAAG GTGGTGGTGGAGAATGGCGAGCTGATCATGGGCATCCTGTGTAAGAAGTCTTTGGGCACGTCAGCTGGCTCTCTGGTCCACATCTCTTACCTTGAGATGGGTCACGACATCACTCGCCTCTTCTACTCCAACATTCAGACTGTCATCAACAACTGGCTCCTCATTGAGG GTCATACCATTGGCATTGGGGACTCCATCGCTGATTCTAAGACTTACCAAGACATTCAGAACACGATTAAAAAGGCCAAGCAGGATGTAATAGAG GTCATCGAGAAGGCACATAACAATGAGCTGGAGCCCACACCAGGGAACACCCTGCGGCAGACGTTTGAGAACCAGGTGAACCGCATTCTCAACGATGCCCGAGACAAGACTGGCTCCTCCGCCCAGAAATCACTGTCTGAATACAACAACTTTAAGTCTATGGTCGTGTCTGGGGCCAAAGGTTCCAAGATCAACATCTCCCAG GTCATTGCTGTTGTCGGGCAGCAGAACGTGGAGGGCAAGCGGATCCCATTTGGATTCAAGCACCGGACCCTGCCTCACTTCATCAAAGATGACTATGGGCCTGAGAGCCGAGGCTTTGTGGAGAACTCCTACCTGGCCGGCCTCACGCCCACCGAGTTCTTCTTCCATGCCATGGGGGGCCGTGAGGGGCTGATCGACACAGCTGTCAAGACTGCTGAGACTG GATACATCCAGCGGCGGCTGATAAAGTCTATGGAGTCGGTGATGGTGAAGTACGACGCCACTGTGCGCAACTCCATCAATCAGGTGGTGCAGCTGCGCTATGGCGAGGATGGCCTGGCGGGCGAGAGTGTCGAGTTCCAGAACCTGGCCACCCTCAAGCCTTCCAACAAGGCCTTTGAGAAGAA GTTCCGCTTTGATTACACCAATGAGAGGGCCTTGCGGCGCACCCTGCAGGAGGACCTGGTGAAGGATGTGCTGAGCAACGCACACATTCAGAATGAGCTAGAACGAGAATTCGAGCGGATGCGTGAGGACCGGGAGGTGCTCAGAGTCATCTTCCCAACTGGCGACAGCAAG GTTGTCCTCCCCTGCAACCTGCTGCGCATGATCTGGAACGCTCAGAAGATCTTCCACATCAACCCTCGCCTTCCCTCCGACCTGCACCCCATCAAGGTGGTAGAGG GAGTTAAGGAGTTGAGCAAGAAGCTGGTGATTGTGAATGGGGACGACCCCCTGAGCCGGCAGGCCCAGGAGAACGCCACCTTGCTTTTTAACATCCACCTGCGGTCCACGCTGTGTTCCCGCCGCATGGCCGAGGAGTTCCGACTCAGTGGAGAGGCTTTTGACTGGCTGCTTGGAGAGATCGAGTCCAAGTTCAACCAAGCCATT GCCCATCCGGGGGAAATGGTGGGAGCTCTGGCTGCACAGTCCCTAGGAGAACCTGCCACCCAGATGACCTTGAACACCTTCCACTATGCTGGTGTGTCCGCCAAGAACGTGACTCTGGGTGTGCCCCGACTTAAGGAGCTCATCAACATTTCCAAGAAGCCAAAGACCCCCTCACTTACCGTCTTCCTACTGGGCCAGTCTGCTCGAGATGCAGAGAGAGCCAAG GATATTCTGTGCCGCTTGGAACACACAACATTGAGGAAGGTGACCGCCAACACGGCCATCTACTATGACCCCAACCCCCAGAGCACAGTGGTGGCCGAGGATCAAGAGTGGGTGAATGTCTACTATGAGATGCCTGACTTTGATGTGGCCCGAATCTCCCCCTGGCTTTTGCGGGTGGAGCTGGACCGGAAGCACATGACTGACCGGAAGCTGACCATGGAGCAGATTGCCGAAAAGATCAATGCTG GTTTTGGTGACGACTTGAATTGCATCTTTAATGATGATAACGCAGAGAAGTTGGTGCTCCGGATCCGTATCATGAACAGTGATGAAAATAAGATGCAAGAG GAGGAAGAGGTGGTGGACAAGATGGACGACGATGTCTTCCTGCGCTGCATCGAGTCCAACATGCTGACGGACATGACCCTGCAGGGCATAGAGCAGATCAGCAAG GTGTACATGCACTTGCCGCAGACCGACAACAAGAAGAAGATCATCATCACAGAGGACGGGGAGTTCAAGGCCCTGCAGGAGTGGATCCTGGAGACGGACGGTGTGAGCCTGATGCGCGTGCTGAGTGAGAAGGATGTAGACCCTGTGCGCACCACATCCAACGACATCGTGGAGATCTTCACG GTGCTGGGCATTGAGGCCGTACGGAAGGCCCTGGAGCGGGAGCTGTACCACGTCATTTCCTTCGATGGTTCCTACGTCAATTACCGGCACTTGGCTCTCCTGTGTGACACCATGACCTGTCGTGGCCACTTGATGGCCATCACTCGACACGGAGTCAACCGCCAGGACACTGGACCTCTCATGAAGTGCTCCTTTGAGGAAACG GTGGATGTGCTCATGGAAGCAGCTGCGCACGGAGAGAGTGACCCCATGAAAGGGGTGTCCGAGAACATCATGCTGGGCCAGCTGGCTCCGGCTGGCACCGGCTGTTTTGACCTCCTGCTCGATGCGGAGAAGTGCAAGTATGGCATGGAAATCCCCACCAATATCCCCGGCCTGGGGGCTGCCGGAC CCACCGGCATGTTCTTCGGCTCAGCCCCCAGTCCCATGGGAGGAATTTCTCCAGCCATGACACCCTGGAACCAGGGCGCAACCCCAGCCTACGGCGCCTGGTCTCCCAGTGTTG GGAGCGGGATGACCCCGGGAGCAGCAGGCTTCTCTCCCAGTGCTGCCTCAGATGCCAGCGGGTTCAGCCCTGGCTACTCCCCAGCCTGGTCTcccacaccaggctccccgggcTCCCCAGGCCCCTCAAGcccatatatcccctccccag GGGGTGCCATGTCTCCCAGCTACTCCCCGACATCGCCTGCCTATGAGCCCCGCTCCCCTGGAGGCTACACACCCCAGAGTCCCTCTTACTCCCCCACTTCCCCTTCCTACTCCCCTACTTCTCCATCCTACTCTCCAACCAGCCCCAACTACAGCCCCACGTCACCCAGCTACTCCCCGACCTCTCCCAGCTACTCACCCACTTCTCCCAGCTATTCACCCACCTCACCCAGCTACTCGCCCACTTCCCCAAGCTACTCGCCCACCTCTCCCAGCTACTCGCCCACATCACCCAGCTACTCGCCCACATCACCCAGCTACTCGCCCACCTCTCCCAGCTACTCGCCCACCTCTCCCAGCTACTCACCCACATCACCTAGCTACTCACCCACTTCACCCAGCTACTCACCAACATCTCCAAGCTATTCACCAACATCACCAAGCTACTCTCCAACTTCTCCAAGTTACTCGCCCACCAGTCCTAACTATTCTCCAACCAGTCCCAATTACACCCCAACATCACCCAGCTATAGCCCGACGTCACCGAGCTACTCACCTACTAGTCCCAACTACACACCAACAAGCCCCAACTACAGCCCAACCTCTCCAAGCTACTCTCCGACTTCACCCAGCTACTCCCCAACCTCGCCAAGCTACTCTCCTTCAAGCCCACGATACACACCACAGTCTCCCACCTACACCCCAAGCTCACCTAGCTACAGCCCCAGCTCACCCAGCTACAGCCCAACTTCACCAAAGTACACCCCAACCAGTCCTTCGTATAGCCCCAGCTCACCAGAATACACCCCCACCTCTCCCAAGTACTCACCTACCAGCCCAAAATATTCACCCACCTCCCCCAAGTACTCACCTACCAGCCCTACCTACTCACCTACCACCCCGAAATACTCACCCACGTCGCCTACTTACTCACCAACCTCTCCTGTCTACACCCCAACCTCCCCCAAGTATTCACCCACCAGCCCCACCtactcccccacctcccccaagtACTCACCCACCAGCCCCACCtattcccccacctcccccaaagGCTCTACTTACTCGCCCACCTCCCCCGGCTACTCGCCCACCAGCCCCACCTACAGTCTCACCAGTCCAGCCATCAGCCCGGATGACAGTGATGAGGAGAACTGA